In Bradyrhizobium paxllaeri, the genomic stretch AATATTCGAGGAAGCCGAGCGAGGTGTAGGCGCGCCACATCAGGCCCTGCAGGATTCCCGACACCCACATCGCCGAGATGTAGAGAACGATGCCGATAGTTGCGGTCCAGAAGTGCCAGTTGACCAGCTTCAGGCTGTAGAGCCCCTTGCGATCCCACAGCCATGGAATCAGGCAGTAGAGCGCACCAAAGGACACGAAGCCGACCCAGCCCAGCGCACCGGAATGCACATGGCCAACGGTCCAGTCGGTATAGTGGCTGAGCGAGTTGACGACCTTGATCGACATCATCGGCCCTTCGAAGGTCGACATGCCGTAGAAGGCGACCGACACGACGAGCATGCGCAGCACGGGATCGGTGCGGAGCTTGTCCCAGGCGCCCGACAGCGTCATCAGGCCGTTGATCATGCCGCCCCATGAGGGCATCCACAGCATGATCGAGAACGTCATGCCGAGTGTCTGCGCCCAGTCCGGCAGTGCCGTGTAATGCAGGTGGTGCGGACCGGCCCAGATGTAGAGGAAGATCAGCGACCAGAAATGGATGATCGACAAGCGGTAGGAATAAATCGGCCGCTCGGCGCGCTTCGGGATGAAGTAGTACATGATGGCGAGGAAGCCGGCGGTTAGGAAGAAGCCGACCGCGTTATGCCCGTACCACCACTGGAACATGGCGTCCTGGACACCGGCCCAGGCCACGTAGGACTTCGAGCCGAACATCGACACCGGCACGGCGGGATTGTTGCCGAGATGCAGTACGGCGATGGTGACGATGAAAGCCAGGTAGAACCAGTTGGCGACGAAGATATGCGGTTCTTTTCGTTTGATGATGGTCCCCAGGAAGACCAGCAGGTACACCACCCAGACGATCGTCAGCCAGAGATCCGCATACCATTCCGGCTCGGCATATTCCTTGGACTGGGTGATGCCGAGCAGATAGCCGGTGCCGGCAACGAGAACGAAATAGTTGTAACCGATGACGACGAACCAGGGGGCGAGATCGCCCGCCAGGCGCACACGGCAGGTCTTCTGCACGACATAGAGCGAGGATGCGATCAGCACGTTGCCGCCGAACGCGAAGATGACGGCCGACGTATGCAGCGGCCGCAGGCGACCGAAGCTGGTCCATGGCAGATCGAAATTGAGCGAGGGCCATGCGAGCTGGGACGCGATCAACAAGCCGACCGCAAATCCGGCGATGCCCCAGAACATCGCCATGAAGGAAGCAAACTTGATCGGACCGAGATTGTAGTTCGGCTTGTCGTTAATTTTCTGCGGCGGCAGCGAGACGGGACGATCGAGATACCGGTTCATGATCGTGAACGACGCGGCGCCACTTGCCACTGCAGCGAGCGAAGCATGGAACGCGAACGGCGCGTCCAGCGCCATGGCTGCTGCGAACGCGCAAACGAAAGCTGCCATCGAGAAGAATAGCATCAGCCCGGCTTCACCGTGGGTCATCCATGTCGCGGATTGAACTTGCTGCATGTGCAATTCTCTTTGCATGCGCGTCTGCCCCGTCAGCCCGATTCGCTGTGTTGCCTTTGATTGGGATCAGCCCCGATGAGCTACCCGCACGATCGGCGGGCGTGTTGCACCACCTCCAGCGACTTCACTAGGAATCAGAATGGACGACGCTTGCGCCCTCCCGGGGTCGCCTGATGCGACCCCGGTGATTGGACACTGGCCCAAGCAAGAACAGCGGCGACAATCACAAAGACCGAGATGACAGCGGCGGAAACCAAGAGCGCAGCGGGCATGACGAACTCCATTAGCGTCGATGCGAATATATCGCGGTTTCAAGGGATGCGTCTTTGACCTTGATCAAAAGAGGTAAAAGAACCCAACTCGATGCGCTTCAACTTAC encodes the following:
- the ccoN gene encoding cytochrome-c oxidase, cbb3-type subunit I codes for the protein MTHGEAGLMLFFSMAAFVCAFAAAMALDAPFAFHASLAAVASGAASFTIMNRYLDRPVSLPPQKINDKPNYNLGPIKFASFMAMFWGIAGFAVGLLIASQLAWPSLNFDLPWTSFGRLRPLHTSAVIFAFGGNVLIASSLYVVQKTCRVRLAGDLAPWFVVIGYNYFVLVAGTGYLLGITQSKEYAEPEWYADLWLTIVWVVYLLVFLGTIIKRKEPHIFVANWFYLAFIVTIAVLHLGNNPAVPVSMFGSKSYVAWAGVQDAMFQWWYGHNAVGFFLTAGFLAIMYYFIPKRAERPIYSYRLSIIHFWSLIFLYIWAGPHHLHYTALPDWAQTLGMTFSIMLWMPSWGGMINGLMTLSGAWDKLRTDPVLRMLVVSVAFYGMSTFEGPMMSIKVVNSLSHYTDWTVGHVHSGALGWVGFVSFGALYCLIPWLWDRKGLYSLKLVNWHFWTATIGIVLYISAMWVSGILQGLMWRAYTSLGFLEYSFIETVEAMHPFHIIRAAGGALFLIGSLIMAYNLWMTVRAGGAELATELGMQAAQ